DNA from Rhinoderma darwinii isolate aRhiDar2 chromosome 6, aRhiDar2.hap1, whole genome shotgun sequence:
tatatacaagaatataactactataatactgccccctatatacaagaatataactactataatactgcccccctatatacaagaatataactactataatactgcctactatatacaagaatataactactataatactgcccctatatacaagaatataactactataatactgccccctatatacaagaatataactactataatactgccccctatatacaagaatataactactataatactgccccctatatacaagaatataactactataatactgccccctatatacaagaatataactactataatactgctccctatatacaagaatataactactagaatactgccacctatatacaagaatataactactataatactgcccctatatacaagaatataactactataatactgcccctatatacaagaatataactactataatactgcccctatatacaagaatataactactataatactgccccctatatacaagaatataactactataatactgcccccctatatacatgaacataactactataatactgctcctatatagaagaatataactactataatactgccccctatatacaagaatataactactataatactgctcctatatacaagaatataactgctataatactgcccctatatagaagaatataactactataatactgccccctatatacaatataactactataatactgccccctatatacaagaatataactactatactactgctccctatatacaagaatataacttctataatactgcctcctatatacaagaatataactactataatactgcccctatatacaagaatataactactataatactgctcctatatacaggaatataactactataatactgccccctatatacaggaatataactactataatactgctcctatatacaagaatataactactataatactgccccctatatacaagaatataactactataatactgcccctacatacaagaatataactactataatactgcccctatatacaagaatataactactataatactgccccctatatacaagaatataactactatgatactgcctcctatatacaagaatataactactataatactgcccctatatacaagaatataactactataatactgccccctatatacaagaatataactactataatactgctcctatatacaagaatataactactataatactgcccctacatacaagaatataactactataatactgctcctatatacaacaatataactactataatactgctcctatatacaacaatataactactataatactgcccgtatatatacaagaatataactactataatactgcccctatatacaagaatataagtactaaaatactgcccctatatacaagaatataactactataatactgctcctatatacaagaatataactactataatactgcccctatatacaagaatataaccactataatactgcctcctatatacaagaatataactactataatactacctcctatatacaagaatataactactataatactgctccctatatacaagaatataactactataatactgccccctatatacaagaatataactactataatacagcccctatatacaagaatataactactataatactgctcctatatacaagaatataactactataatactgccccctatatacaagaatataactactataatactgtgcctatatacaagaatataactactataatactgtgcctatatacaagaatataactactataatactgctcttatatacaagaatataactactataatactgctccctatatacaagaatataactactataatactgctcctatatacaagaatataactactataatactgccctctatatacaagaatataactactataatactgcccctatatacaagaatataactactataatactgcttctctgTGGAGGACTGGTCCTggcctatagggggcagtatggtaACAGTTCCGTGCTTTGTGTGGAGGGTTTTCATGTCCCGCTGATCACTTGCCTTTTGCGGAGCCTAGAACGTCTGCATAACTGAATCCTCCAACAAATATGAGTCCCCTGAAGATGTTTAGGGTGGTTCCTCCGGACAAGAGATCTTCCATGGTGACGTCCCACACCTGAAGAGGACagaggatgatgggagtagttGTTATGACAGATATATTTATTTGTTCCCCATAGTACCTCTAAATCCTATGACGGACACATAACAGCTTTCACTTTAAACTGCAGCTTTTGATGTGACTTGAGTATACGATATAATAAAGAATGTAATTTCAAGGATTGATGGACAATGCGTTACCTCAAACCCAGCCATCAGCAGCGCAGCCGCCATCTCTCGGTCGCCATTACTGCCCTCTTCCCGTACAACAGCAACACGCGGCTGGGTGGAGCCTGGGTGGAGGGTAATACACCTGTTCAGGTACAGTCACCTTACACCCTCCCTGTATAACCGTCACCACCCGTCACTACTGTACCTATCAGAGCCGGCACAGGAGACTTTTCAGATGGGTTGAACGTCAGCTGATAATTTGGCCCCTCCCTCTTAATGAGCCCCGCCTCCTCCTGTGACACACAGCCAGGACGGGCCTGCAATCGTTCTAACTGGAAGCTTGTCTCCTCCCACAGCGCCCGCAGCTTCCCTACTTCATCACGCAGGACCTCTTCCCCATTTACACAGACTCGGACCTGGAAATAATacaagggaaaaaaataataatgtctcCTTTAAGAGGAGGAGTCTAAAGGGAAATGCTAATTAATGTAAATGATGTAGGAGGCGCACGTCACAGGACCCCTAGCATTTCCCTAACTGATGTAGGTCCTGGCGCCGCTCATCTTTTATTAGAAAATGTGACGCTGGGTCCGTATGGGGTGAGCGGTCTAGattaccagcaatcattagagcgCGTCATACAGAGGGGAGAAGTCACAAAAAACGGCAGATCAGTATCACAGGGCGACATACGGGGTGGTCAGGATAGGTACCGTACCTTTAAGACCCCTGGTAAATTCTGGTTCACGGCCATTTAAAGGGTCATCAGACTTACCATAGCGCCCGGGCCCCTTCCCTGGGTACGTCCTAGTTTGACACACTGGAGCCCCGATGCTCGGTACTGCTCCATCACCCGCTCACACGACCCTTCAGGGACCTCTAAAACAAGTCCCAACTCCTCGGAGAACAGCAGATCCAGAGCTGAGGAACAAGAAGGAGCGAGATGTAAAGACATCCAGCCATCAACGATCAACCGCGAGACGCCAAACAGGGACTCACCGCTGACGTCCGGGGAAGAAAACTCCACATCCAGACCACAGTTACCGGCAAACGCCATCTCCAGGAGACAAGTGATGAGGCCTCCGTCACTCACGTCATGCCCCGCACTCAGCGCACGCTCTACGGGTGAGAGAAGGAGAGTCAGGGAAGGAGTTACCTCACGTGGAGTAATAGAGAAGACGCAGGGAGCGGAGACTCATCCACAGCGACagtgtcctatactccagtcacaggtCTGCTGCCTTCCTATTAGCTCTCAGGACCTCACTATATACCTTCCTGTGCTGCATCGTGGGAGACGGACAATGTTTGATGTAAACACGTCAACAGCCTCAAGTACAGAAAAACACTGCATCGCCCACAATGCAAAGCATCAGAGTGTAATGCGGTAGAGTATCTACGTCAGCAgtttctccagtcacatccagagctgcattgacCATTATGCTGTCGCTTGGTACCCACAGTCACTGTATACACGTAACATCATCTCACTCACAGCCGTTCATTCCTTCTGCCATTGCACCAGCAGGGAGCTGTAAGGTTCTGCAACCCGAGAGCTAACAGGAAAGCAGCAGAATtgagaatgcagctctggatgtggcggTGTGACTTATCTGAACACCatatcatcatttttttttatttaagagaAATATAGAAAAGCTTTTTTGATCAGTCTCACCTTTGAGGAGCTGCTGAGTGACCTTGAAGCAGGAGACCAGGGTCTGGGGGTCATCCAGGTCAGGGGGCCGCTGTCCGAGCTGTGAATAGCACTGAGCCAAGGCGCTACCACCTAGACGATGCTTGGTGGGATTGAGGGGCACATAGAGGAGGACGCCTGGAGGGGAGAGAAGATATAACTATTCCACCTCCCTAACACGTCCTCTGCAGTATAAGACGCCACaatcccagccccccccccccccgtgtacacTTACCCTTCTGTCCCGGGTTTTTCAGGTCTGGCGTGACGGTGGCCGTGATATCAGGGCACACTGCGTACACCGAGATGACCAGCGACCCTGAAAACAGAGACCGTATTAGACTGAAGGACAGAGACAGGAGCGTGGAGAGGACATTGACCCGTCCTGGTCACCTGGGGCCTTCACGGTCTCTGCTCCGACTCTAGCGGCCATGCTGAGCGAGTCCTTTCCTCCATCCACAGCGACACCAACCTGCGCCATGACATCACACATGGCCACACACGCGTCATACAGTGCCGCACCTTCACCAGGTAGTTTGGCCGCCCACATCCAATTACCGCTGCACTTCACATCCTACGAGATAGAGAGATGAGTGACTAGACCGAGGGGCCGCCGGACCAACACATTCACTGTGACCAGGAGAGGGCATCTGGCCGTGCCCCAGGGGCCAACAGCCGAGGATGACCACAGGCCCTCACAGTCAATAGATTGACACGGCTGTCCTCCACATAGTAAATCAAACCGATGATGTCACTAGTGGACCCCGGAGGGTCCAGGAGACGATCACTCTATATAGCATCAGTGCAGCATTTCAAGACTTCGGAGATTACCTTCAGGTCAGTCACTAAGGCAAACACCAGGTTTGTGAGCGCCTCGCCCACCGCCATCCGGGCACCTGCCGCCGGGTCCAGAAGACCTTTAATTGGCTGCTCCCCAATAGCCGTAGCTCCACCTACAGTGTCAGTGTAGGACAGGGAGATGACAGCCACGTCAGCCAATGGGGTGTGAAGTGGCCCCACACATTGCTGCTGGGCTACGAGACCCGTGACCGAGCGATCCACCTGCAGGACGGTTCCGTGTTACTGAAGATACGAAGTCACCAGAGGTCCCAGCATGGAAATTCTGAGACGATACCCACCTTGTTGGTTAGGTATCGTTTACTCGCCACAGACGGCAGTCTCAGGACGCGCTCTAGCGCTCGCCGGACGCTCAGCTTTTCGGGGAGGGTCAATGGTTTCAGTATGGGGGTAACGCGATTTAACACAAACTCCTATAAAAGGCAGAGACACGAAGACAAGGTGAGGAGAGAGGCATCGAAACCGTGACGTCTGGAGGGACCGGACCATGAGGAGGTTCTCTACCTTACGAGGCATCTTCCCCAGGACCCACTCCAGCTCCAGGTCCACCGGGACAACATTGCGGTCACCGTGATCGGGGACAGGATCTCGCTCGCTGCCATTCACTAAAACAATCTACACAGGAAAGAGGAGACGAGAATTAAAGATCTCATCCAAAATAATCACAAGTTTACTGGGAAAAAATCCTGGGAGTGTCTATGGTAAACAGAATGCCAGaagtacagtgaagactgacagacAGTCAAAGGAAGGAAATATAGGGTGTAACAATACATAGCAATATATGCCGTTCAGGGTCTTTAGAAAGCTGGATGATGACTCCTAAGAGTACTGTAATAGCCGCTATTTTAGGAAACCACTTCACAGTGGTGAACGACTGGGGGGGGGAGACTCAATCAATAACATGAGGTTTTGTAGGTTCTTACCCTGCCGTCTCCGGTGATTTTACCCACAAAGTCCACTGGAGACCTTTCTCTACGACACACGGACTGCAGGAACTCGGCATCTTCTGGACGGATGAGCAAAGCATTGGATTCCTGGTACTCTGCCCCCCAAATCTCCAGGACACTCAAAGTGGGGTCCCCTAACTGGCGATACAAGACCATTCAGAGAAGTCTTAGTCATTTGAGTTATGTTGCAGGCGACGGGGGAGACCATGCCGGGGAGCGGGGAGGCTTCCTACCTGGAAGTTGCGGGTGTAGATGACGGCTCCTTGAGGTTCGCTCAGCTCCTTGAGGACATTACCTGAGAACGAGAGCGCGAGTCAGGACAGAGGCGCCACCAGAAGTGGAGGAGTGGACAACGCAGCCACCGGCCTCACCGTTACCACCGGCCCCCTGGTCATGAATACTACAGATCGGATTCCGGGCCCCTCTCTCCACACAGGCGCGGACGGCTCGGTTCATCTTCTGCTCCATCTCCGCGTCCCCTCGTTGTACCGCTCCGAAGTCCAGTTCACTGGCGTTGTCCCCCTGAACCTGCGCATCATGGAGTATTGGTCTGCGATATAAACTTAAAATGCAAGACGACAGAATTCATTGTCACGACTTACTTGAATAGAAGAAGCGGCTCCTCCACCCACCCCAATCCTATAGACGGGACCCCCGATCTTCACAACGTGCATCCCTGAGTGAGAGAAACAAAATGgtgaggaggggaggggtggGGTGGGACATGGAGATCTCTACATCGGACCACCACTTCTCTTCATCAATCACCAAAACTCAAACTCCAAGATACAAAACACACAACGTTGTCCACACAGTCCAGAGGTCTTGGAGGAGCCTCACCGGGTTCTGGAGTGTCCTTGGTCCGGTGAACGTCTTCCATAGAACCAATCCCGCCACTGAACATGATCGGCTTCACCCACTCTCTTCTCTCCCCGGAGGGCAGACGAAGGCCGAACGAACGAGCGAATCCTGTCACCATTAAGAGAAGAGACAATGAGCTGCCATAATGGACGGCCCAACAATGGCGGGTCCGGAGAGTGAAGAACCGCGCCCGATCATCCGGGCAGCATGACTTTACTCTTATCTGATTGGTTGTAAATCATCAAGACTTGGACAGGGTGGGAGGAAATGGATTTACTCCTCCTCTCGTCGCCTCCTCACCTGTCAGAACCGGCTCTCCAAATTTGTTGCCATAATCGGAGGCTCCGTTACTGGCTTCAATGGCTACCTCCAGAGGTCGGGCAAACTGGACTGGATACTGATAAGAGGGGTCCTCCCATGGAAGACAATATCCTGCAGGCAGAGGAACATGGACTTATTGGGCAGAAGAGTCGAGAGGCCCAGAGTACGAGAGAGAAGAAACGGTCTCACTGGACAGAAGAAGAGACAAGTCCGGCATTACCCGGAACGTGCAGGTTCCCAAAACAGTATCCAGCGGTGCCGGCTATAACGTGGGCCCCCTTCCCGGTGCTCTGTACATCCCGAATACGACCTCCTGTGCCGGTAGTGGCGCCACTAAAGGGAGCCACGCCTGGAAGAGAGCGCAGGAACCTCAGAAGGACGTCAGAAGAAGGATCAGGCGTAGTTACACCATCCAAAACTCCGCACCCACCTGTAGGGAAGTTATGCGTCTCGGCAGTGAAGATGAGGTCCCGGGTGGAGCTGGCCAGTTTGTAGGGGGCAGGACATGAGGGATCGGTGGGGATCAGGCTCGTCACTTGCTTCCCCTGGATTGCGCTGGACACAGAGACAACATTGGAGAACGTAAGCTTTAGTCAGACCACTCATCATCACGTCTACCGGAGAGAGGACACCGGAAAGAAGACACCGGAGAGAAGACACAGACCTGCTGTTATCACAGAACTTGATGACGTTGTTCTGGTTGCTGGTCTCCTGGGTCTTCATGATCATGTCAAACAGCGAGTGCGACTTCTCCTGCCCGTCTACGATGAGCTTACCCTTGAAGAACCAGTGGCGGCTGTGCTCACTGCAAGATGGAAGAAGTCATTAGTCAAGAGTCTCCGAAGAAGACAACCGGAGGCAATGTCCGAGACGCTGACCTGTTAGACTGAGCCAAGTCAAAGCACTCAACGCTGCTCGGGTTGCGGCCCACGCGCTGGAAAAGTGCGGTGTAGAAATCCAGGTCCCAGGAGTCAAAAGCAAGACCTGGAAAAGACCCTCAGCGTTACTTATCTTCTGATGAGGTTTTCTACTCTAGTTACATCCGGAGCTTATTTGCAATTCTTTCAGGCTGCACCACCTCCCAATGTTTCAGGGACTGTACAGTTCAtgttctgctgtgctgcattGTGGGACAAGTAGTGTTAACATCCTGCAACGTAGCACAGGGCAGCGCAATAATGAGGATAGGTGTGTCAGGCAACACAGTGCTGACAGATTCAGGaagcaaccagcagaattcagaatgcagctcttgatgtgactggagtataagatacAATGAGCCACTTACCCAGCTCTGTGTTTGCGGTTTCCAGCGCCGCTCTCCCTCGTCCCATCACGTCCACCTCATACACCTTCTCCGGCCGCACAGAGATCTGGAAACTTCTCACAGGTTCGGGGTAGATGCACTCCGTCATCCGATCGTAGAGGGAAGAGGTGAAGTTCTGTTTCTCGCTCTCCTCGAGTTCTTTAGAAAACTGATGGGTTTAGATATTCGATTAATAGAAGATCAGCGGTTCCCCATGTCACAACACAAGCAGCAAACATCTCGCAGGATCGGCCTGCAGGTCCTACAGACGCTCCTCGCACCTTCATCAGATATCGTTTAGAACATTCGATCCGGTCAACGTTGGTCAGACCGATGGAACGACAAATGGACACGGCGTTGGTGGAAGACGCGGTGGAGAAATTCAACCTACAGagaattggagagaaacagtcagtaGGTGATTCTCCAATCAGCCGTGGAGCTGGATGATGGGTGCAGTAGTCCTCTTACTCACCTGGGTCCCACCTCCACCAGAAGGTCCGATGGGTCAGGATGCAGAAAAGTTGTGTCTGAAACGCTCTGGGGGTCAAAGGGGCAGCTGAAGAGCCAGCGCAGGATGTCCGTCTGCTCAGAGGTCGGAGGAGAGTCACCTGCAGGGGGCGCAAGATCTACAAATCACAAAAATGTTCTACTGGTCCAACCCACGGAGTACAAACAGCCGAGCCAATGAGAAGAACTGGCGGCCTACGAGACCCGTACCGGCAGGGGTGCGACGTGGCAGCAGAATATCTACAGCCGGTTATTAGTGGTCTGATCTGTATTATGTGAGAACAGAGGAGTTCAGCTCACGAGGCAAAATATGTCAAGGACCCAACAGAGATAAAACCGTGAGGCAGAGGAGGGGGCAGGGCCGGGTCACATCacagtctatacatatatatatcacaccGGGCGACACCGATCCCTCACCCGTCCAGCTGACGTTGTAACACCGCTCCCGCTGAACGATCCCCGGATCCTCCGTCCCAGACACACGCAGCGAATCATCAGAGGCCGGGAGAGAGCAATAAAAGTGCAAGACCTTCATCTTCACTGATCAGGAGACCCTGCAGGGGGAGAACATGGAATCAAGACGAAGCacgtgacaggattagatacacagctcagcagacagtatcacacatgacaggattagatacacagctcagcagacagtatcacacgtgacaggattagatacacaggtcagcagacagtatcacacgataggattagatacactggctcagcagacagtatcacacatgacaggattagatacacaggtcagcagacagtatcacacgtgacaggattagatacacagctcagcagacagtatcacacgataggattagatacagtggctcagcagacagtatcacacatgataggattagatacacagctcagaagacggtatcacatgataggattagatacacagctcagaagagggtatcacacatgataggattagatacacggctcagcagacagtatcacacacgataggattagatacacagctcagaagagcgtatcacacatgataggattagatacagcagctcagcagacagtatcacacatgataggatttcgATTTCTGCTGCGGGTTCTGAGCGGAGACGCCGCGGGTtttgcccatagacttcaatgaggagCAGAAATGTCTCAATAGATTTGTTTCGTTACGATAGTTACACCGTGAAAGCAATAAAAATCGCAGGAAATCCGCAGGCGCTCATgtactttgctataatcaatgctttACGTTAAATCTGCAGGTGGTGCCGCTGTGGAGAGACGTGCGCCATTCGCTGCGgatttctctgcgttttttttaagattctgctgcggattctGTGTGAGATCACAAGTCAGTATCAGAATCGttgctgcagctctggatgtgaccacTTTACATCAAGACTTATACTCCAAAGTATCAGAGAACAAACCCCCTGCTGTGGACAGCGCGACCCCGACTCTCAGCAGACACGGGGACCCCCCACAACCTGCTGCAGGGTCCACACCCCATCAATAAGaggacatccctgtatataacactcacCTGAACCATGTGCTCCGAGAATGAAGAGGAAACCGGGGGAGGGgccggaggaggatgaggattatAGGCGGAGACTGGGAGGGAGGATAGGAGTGGTGGGTGGAGGGTGAGAGTCTGCGCTTCCTGTCCTGTGAGAATCACCCCCTATATATTAGTTCCCCTGGACCCTTGTGATGCTGCGTCCCCTCCCCccacccattataaagtataatcTGTATCATCCGGATCACATTATTATCTATACACAATGTATcaacagcagtcacatggcagaAACTTAAAGTGACAGTACACAAATAAAATCTCCATGTGCTGAGCAGGTTAAAATCTACTgtcccctgttatcagccatcacAGACTGGGGAGAAGGTACTTGAAGTGTAAATGAACCTCCACCATGATCCCGACTTCATATCACATGTCCCCAATACTGAGACCctccatatgtgtgactgatatcagccgctcctcttatatcactccagcactattatatcctccagagacattacatcatatatgtgactgatatcagccgctcctcttatatcactccagtactattatatcctccagacattacatcatatgtgactgatatcagctgctcctcttatatcactccagcactattatatcctccagagacattacatcatatgtgactgatatcagccgctcctcttatatcactccagtactattatatcctccagagacattacatcatgtgtgactgatatcagccgctcctcttatatcactccagtactattatatcctccagagacattacatgatatgtgactgatatcagccgctcctcttatatcactccagtactattatatcctccagagacattacatcatatgtgactgatatcagccgctcctcttatagcactccagcactattatatcctccagagacattacatcatatgtgtgactgatatcagccgctcctcttataacactccagtactattatatcctccagagacattacatcatatgtgtgactgatatcagccgctcctcttatatcactccagtactattatatcctccagagacattacatcatatgtgactgatatcagccgctcctcttatagcactccagtactattatatcctccagagacattacatcatatgtgactgatatcagccgctcctcttatatcactccagtactattatatcccccagacatgacatcatatgtgtgactgatatcagccgctcctcttatatcactccagtactattatatcctccagagacattacatcatatgtgactgatatcagccgctcctcttatatcactccagcactattatatcctccagagacattacatcatatgtgactgatatcagccgctcctcttatatcactccagcactattatatcccccagagacattacatcatatatgtgactgatatcagcagctcctcttatatcactccagtactattatatcctccagagacattacattatatgtgtgactgatatcagccgctcctcttatatcactccagtactattatatcctccagacattacatcatatgtgactgatatcagccgctcctcttatatcactccagtactattatatcctccagagacattacatcacgtgactgatatcagccgctcctcttatatcactccagtactattatatcctccagacattacatcatatgtgactgatatcagccgctcctcttatatcactccagtactattatatcctccagagacattacatcatatgtgactgatatcagccgctcctcttatatcactccagtactattatatcctccagcgacattacatcatgtgtgactgatatcagccgctcctcttatatcactccagcactattatatcctccagagacattacatcatatgtgactgatatcagccgctcctcttatatcactccagtactattatatcctccagagacattacatcatatgtgtgactgatatcagccgatcctcttatatcactccagcactattatatcctccagagacattacatcatatgtgactgatatcagccgctcctcttatatcactccagtactattatatcctccagagacattacatcatatatgtgactgatatcagccgctcctcttatatcactccagtactattatatcctccagagacattacatcatatgtgtgactgatatcagccgatcctcttatatcactccagcactattatatcctccagagacattacatcatatgtgactgatatcagccgctcctcttataacactccagtactattatatcctccagagacattacatcatatgtgtgactgatatcagccgctcctcttatatcactccagtactattatatcctccagagacattacatcatatgtgactgatatcagccgctcctcttatatcactccagcactattatatcctccagagacattacatcatatgtgactgatatcagccgctcctcttatatcactccagtactattatatcctccagagacatatcatatgtgactgatatcagccgctcctcttatatcactccagtactattatatcctccagagacattatatcatatgtgtgactga
Protein-coding regions in this window:
- the PFAS gene encoding phosphoribosylformylglycinamidine synthase isoform X1; translated protein: MKVLHFYCSLPASDDSLRVSGTEDPGIVQRERCYNVSWTGDSPPTSEQTDILRWLFSCPFDPQSVSDTTFLHPDPSDLLVEVGPRLNFSTASSTNAVSICRSIGLTNVDRIECSKRYLMKFSKELEESEKQNFTSSLYDRMTECIYPEPVRSFQISVRPEKVYEVDVMGRGRAALETANTELGLAFDSWDLDFYTALFQRVGRNPSSVECFDLAQSNSEHSRHWFFKGKLIVDGQEKSHSLFDMIMKTQETSNQNNVIKFCDNSSAIQGKQVTSLIPTDPSCPAPYKLASSTRDLIFTAETHNFPTGVAPFSGATTGTGGRIRDVQSTGKGAHVIAGTAGYCFGNLHVPGYCLPWEDPSYQYPVQFARPLEVAIEASNGASDYGNKFGEPVLTGFARSFGLRLPSGERREWVKPIMFSGGIGSMEDVHRTKDTPEPGMHVVKIGGPVYRIGVGGGAASSIQVQGDNASELDFGAVQRGDAEMEQKMNRAVRACVERGARNPICSIHDQGAGGNGNVLKELSEPQGAVIYTRNFQLGDPTLSVLEIWGAEYQESNALLIRPEDAEFLQSVCRRERSPVDFVGKITGDGRIVLVNGSERDPVPDHGDRNVVPVDLELEWVLGKMPRKEFVLNRVTPILKPLTLPEKLSVRRALERVLRLPSVASKRYLTNKVDRSVTGLVAQQQCVGPLHTPLADVAVISLSYTDTVGGATAIGEQPIKGLLDPAAGARMAVGEALTNLVFALVTDLKDVKCSGNWMWAAKLPGEGAALYDACVAMCDVMAQVGVAVDGGKDSLSMAARVGAETVKAPGSLVISVYAVCPDITATVTPDLKNPGQKGVLLYVPLNPTKHRLGGSALAQCYSQLGQRPPDLDDPQTLVSCFKVTQQLLKERALSAGHDVSDGGLITCLLEMAFAGNCGLDVEFSSPDVSALDLLFSEELGLVLEVPEGSCERVMEQYRASGLQCVKLGRTQGRGPGAMVRVCVNGEEVLRDEVGKLRALWEETSFQLERLQARPGCVSQEEAGLIKREGPNYQLTFNPSEKSPVPALIGSTQPRVAVVREEGSNGDREMAAALLMAGFEVWDVTMEDLLSGGTTLNIFRGLIFVGGFSYADVLGSAKGWAASVKFNSDVREKFETFRCRTDTFSLGICNGCQLMALLGWVGAEGLSGTGECPDSSAVCVFCVLVLTVCPAGDRLAHGVLLSNNVSGRFESRFVTVKIEESPCVLLQGMAGTSLGVWVAHGEGLMRFRSEKVRDHVTSHRLAPLRYVNDQNVPTEEYPMNPNGSPLGIAGLCSMDGRHLAMMPHPERCVLKWQWPWMPEDWRRTLDVSPWMRLFENGYGWCQKSALHY
- the PFAS gene encoding phosphoribosylformylglycinamidine synthase isoform X2, with the protein product MKVLHFYCSLPASDDSLRVSGTEDPGIVQRERCYNVSWTGDSPPTSEQTDILRWLFSCPFDPQSVSDTTFLHPDPSDLLVEVGPRLNFSTASSTNAVSICRSIGLTNVDRIECSKRYLMKFSKELEESEKQNFTSSLYDRMTECIYPEPVRSFQISVRPEKVYEVDVMGRGRAALETANTELGLAFDSWDLDFYTALFQRVGRNPSSVECFDLAQSNSEHSRHWFFKGKLIVDGQEKSHSLFDMIMKTQETSNQNNVIKFCDNSSAIQGKQVTSLIPTDPSCPAPYKLASSTRDLIFTAETHNFPTGVAPFSGATTGTGGRIRDVQSTGKGAHVIAGTAGYCFGNLHVPGYCLPWEDPSYQYPVQFARPLEVAIEASNGASDYGNKFGEPVLTGFARSFGLRLPSGERREWVKPIMFSGGIGSMEDVHRTKDTPEPGMHVVKIGGPVYRIGVGGGAASSIQVQGDNASELDFGAVQRGDAEMEQKMNRAVRACVERGARNPICSIHDQGAGGNGNVLKELSEPQGAVIYTRNFQLGDPTLSVLEIWGAEYQESNALLIRPEDAEFLQSVCRRERSPVDFVGKITGDGRIVLVNGSERDPVPDHGDRNVVPVDLELEWVLGKMPRKEFVLNRVTPILKPLTLPEKLSVRRALERVLRLPSVASKRYLTNKVDRSVTGLVAQQQCVGPLHTPLADVAVISLSYTDTVGGATAIGEQPIKGLLDPAAGARMAVGEALTNLVFALVTDLKDVKCSGNWMWAAKLPGEGAALYDACVAMCDVMAQVGVAVDGGKDSLSMAARVGAETVKAPGSLVISVYAVCPDITATVTPDLKNPGQKGVLLYVPLNPTKHRLGGSALAQCYSQLGQRPPDLDDPQTLVSCFKVTQQLLKERALSAGHDVSDGGLITCLLEMAFAGNCGLDVEFSSPDVSALDLLFSEELGLVLEVPEGSCERVMEQYRASGLQCVKLGRTQGRGPGAMVRVCVNGEEVLRDEVGKLRALWEETSFQLERLQARPGCVSQEEAGLIKREGPNYQLTFNPSEKSPVPALIGSTQPRVAVVREEGSNGDREMAAALLMAGFEVWDVTMEDLLSGGTTLNIFRGLIFVGGFSYADVLGSAKGWAASVKFNSDVREKFETFRCRTDTFSLGICNGCQLMALLGWVGAEGLSGTGDRLAHGVLLSNNVSGRFESRFVTVKIEESPCVLLQGMAGTSLGVWVAHGEGLMRFRSEKVRDHVTSHRLAPLRYVNDQNVPTEEYPMNPNGSPLGIAGLCSMDGRHLAMMPHPERCVLKWQWPWMPEDWRRTLDVSPWMRLFENGYGWCQKSALHY